From a region of the Leptospira kmetyi serovar Malaysia str. Bejo-Iso9 genome:
- a CDS encoding hemerythrin domain-containing protein, which produces MNIEFYKFQYVEIQKLLNDIEKRLLGEISEGMDELLHELASFSARLRLHLNIEENLLYPKIKSMKDEFASTLAEDFIARTIDLKNHFKKYHCKWLLPSSILKEEKEFREETETLILKLRDRIRKEENEIYVLF; this is translated from the coding sequence TTGAATATAGAGTTCTATAAGTTTCAGTATGTAGAAATTCAAAAACTGCTGAACGACATCGAAAAAAGGCTTCTCGGCGAAATTTCGGAAGGTATGGACGAACTCCTTCACGAGTTGGCGAGTTTTTCCGCCCGATTGAGACTTCATTTGAATATAGAAGAAAACCTGTTGTATCCAAAAATCAAAAGTATGAAGGACGAATTCGCGTCCACTCTTGCGGAAGACTTTATCGCACGCACCATCGATCTAAAAAATCATTTTAAGAAATATCATTGTAAGTGGCTACTTCCATCTTCCATTCTCAAGGAAGAAAAAGAATTTCGCGAAGAAACGGAAACACTGATCCTAAAACTCAGAGATCGAATTCGAAAGGAAGAAAACGAAATCTACGTTCTTTTTTAG
- a CDS encoding MBL fold metallo-hydrolase — MANRLKKRVENQEGNFYVDSTCIDCETCRILAPGTFSEKNGASYVWKQPETELEKIDALRASIACPTTSIGTEDRMDLQAAKETFPTRIETNVYHSGYHSKDSFGAFSYFIQRENGNILIDSPRYVPSLADKIETLGGIRYHFLTHQDDVADHEKFHERFGCERIIHEADRRAAPNSEIILTGESVFELDEDLKIIPTPGHTKGHAVLLYKDRFLFTGDHLAYDPHKERLIAFRSVCWYSWPEQIRSMKRLRDYSFEWVLPGHGYPLNKGAETMGKLLSACIDWMERR; from the coding sequence ATGGCAAATAGGCTCAAAAAGCGCGTCGAAAACCAAGAAGGCAACTTCTATGTGGATTCCACTTGTATCGATTGTGAAACCTGTAGAATTCTCGCGCCCGGCACATTCTCCGAAAAAAACGGCGCTTCTTACGTATGGAAACAGCCTGAAACAGAACTCGAAAAGATAGACGCATTGCGCGCCTCGATCGCTTGTCCCACGACTTCCATCGGAACCGAGGACAGAATGGATCTACAAGCCGCCAAAGAAACCTTTCCGACTCGAATCGAAACAAACGTATATCATAGCGGATATCATTCCAAGGATTCGTTCGGAGCGTTTTCGTATTTCATTCAAAGGGAGAATGGAAACATATTGATCGATTCTCCCCGCTACGTGCCTTCCCTTGCCGACAAGATCGAAACGCTCGGAGGAATCCGTTATCATTTCCTGACTCACCAAGACGATGTGGCCGATCACGAAAAGTTTCACGAACGATTCGGATGCGAAAGAATCATTCACGAAGCCGATCGAAGAGCGGCCCCGAATTCGGAAATCATTCTTACCGGAGAATCGGTCTTCGAGTTGGACGAAGACTTAAAAATCATACCGACGCCCGGACATACAAAAGGGCACGCGGTTCTTTTATACAAGGATCGGTTTTTATTTACGGGAGATCATCTGGCGTACGATCCTCACAAAGAAAGATTGATCGCGTTTCGAAGCGTTTGCTGGTATTCTTGGCCGGAACAGATCCGATCGATGAAACGTTTGCGGGACTATTCTTTTGAATGGGTTTTACCGGGACACGGTTATCCCTTAAACAAGGGAGCCGAGACGATGGGAAAACTTTTGAGCGCTTGTATCGACTGGATGGAAAGACGTTAG
- a CDS encoding GGDEF domain-containing phosphodiesterase, with product MGTQIQNLSPSLQKSLLYFSDQSAEGIVVVDRDWKTVYANHKFQNFWSFPNFQILYEKIIPVLKSKEKQDLGNDTNISHLLRETEDAEDSFLSETNFQLKLSIHDFEDSYMIRFKPQPNAQPRKEYEAGQWDKSTNLPNQKYFLNHFGNQIAEEETGIDGHYSFLLSVCNPDAIVSNENNSYFEFIYGKVTDRLKKYVDRNDHLFRIENDKFLISSSHVNSEAKAEWFAECIRMLFDFPFTYEGREFHLNVNIGYTKFDSNSGTDMNALRILKEALHHSCMIGPNSLFYYDQTAIESTSEKAKIEIDLRKVLHRNELEIHFQPILDLKENRIFSMETLVRWNHPEKGKLLPGSFISIAESSSFIKTIGEWMIWETFRYYQNSILKSENISLSLNISPKQLSDKNIFPLLKEASDYYKIQPCSIILEIVEDSFDSRESQISKVVGKLRDYGFKFAIDDFGKGYSSLGRLIHLPIDYIKLDKMFLFNYFQTSTRAVITSMVNLVQAMGKAIIVEGVENETQHKLLRELNCDFGQGYFYSHPVEIELAEKLVREKSISFAMASTSTTTSAATSIE from the coding sequence ATGGGAACGCAAATACAGAATCTATCGCCATCCTTGCAGAAATCCTTATTGTATTTTTCGGATCAATCTGCGGAAGGAATCGTCGTTGTCGATCGTGACTGGAAAACCGTATACGCAAATCATAAGTTTCAAAATTTTTGGTCGTTCCCCAATTTCCAAATACTTTACGAAAAGATAATACCTGTTCTCAAATCGAAAGAAAAACAGGATCTCGGAAACGATACGAACATCTCGCATCTTCTGCGGGAAACGGAAGACGCCGAAGATTCTTTCCTGAGCGAAACGAATTTTCAACTGAAACTGAGCATCCACGATTTCGAAGATTCTTATATGATCCGCTTCAAACCGCAACCGAACGCACAACCTCGAAAAGAATACGAGGCGGGGCAATGGGATAAAAGTACCAATCTTCCGAATCAAAAATATTTCTTAAATCATTTCGGAAATCAGATCGCAGAGGAAGAAACCGGGATCGACGGACATTATTCGTTTTTACTTTCGGTCTGCAACCCGGACGCGATCGTATCGAACGAGAACAATTCTTACTTCGAGTTTATCTACGGAAAAGTCACCGATCGACTCAAAAAATACGTGGATCGAAACGATCATCTTTTCCGAATCGAAAATGATAAATTTCTAATATCTTCTTCCCATGTGAATTCGGAAGCGAAAGCGGAATGGTTCGCGGAATGTATTCGTATGCTTTTCGACTTTCCGTTTACGTACGAAGGAAGGGAATTTCATCTCAACGTCAATATCGGTTATACCAAATTCGATTCCAATTCGGGAACGGATATGAACGCGCTTCGAATTCTAAAGGAAGCGCTTCATCATTCCTGTATGATCGGCCCGAATTCTCTTTTTTATTACGATCAAACCGCGATCGAATCGACTTCGGAAAAGGCGAAGATCGAAATCGATCTCCGCAAGGTTCTGCATCGTAACGAACTCGAAATCCATTTTCAACCGATTCTCGACCTAAAGGAAAACAGGATTTTTTCCATGGAAACTTTGGTGCGTTGGAATCATCCCGAAAAGGGAAAACTTCTCCCGGGAAGTTTTATTTCGATCGCGGAAAGTTCCAGTTTCATCAAAACGATCGGGGAATGGATGATCTGGGAAACGTTTCGATATTACCAAAATTCTATATTAAAATCCGAGAATATATCCTTGTCCTTGAACATTTCTCCGAAACAACTTTCGGATAAGAATATTTTTCCTCTCTTAAAGGAAGCGAGCGACTACTATAAGATTCAACCTTGTTCGATCATTTTGGAAATCGTGGAGGATTCTTTCGATTCGAGAGAATCTCAGATCAGCAAAGTGGTCGGAAAGTTGAGAGATTACGGATTTAAGTTTGCGATCGACGACTTCGGAAAGGGTTATTCTTCCCTGGGAAGATTGATTCATCTTCCGATCGATTACATCAAACTCGATAAGATGTTTCTTTTTAATTACTTTCAGACTTCGACGCGGGCCGTGATTACTTCCATGGTCAACCTGGTCCAAGCGATGGGAAAGGCGATCATCGTAGAAGGTGTGGAAAACGAAACGCAACACAAGCTCCTTCGCGAACTGAATTGCGATTTCGGTCAGGGTTATTTTTATTCTCATCCAGTGGAAATCGAACTCGCCGAAAAGTTAGTTCGGGAGAAATCGATTTCCTTTGCGATGGCTTCTACTTCGACAACTACATCCGCGGCCACGTCGATAGAATGA